GCGTGGTGCTGGGCGCCCTGGCCGGGTTCGCCGGTCGGGTGGCGGACGAACTGGTCATGCGAGCCATGGATGTCGTGTTTTCGTTTCCGCCGTTGATTCTGGCCATCGGCATCGCAGTGACGATCCAGCAAGGCGGCATGCTCAGCTTGGTGGTGGCGCTGACGGTCATTGCCATTCCACCAATGGTGCGGATCACGCGGGCCGAGATTCTCCACCGCAAAGAGAGTCTCTATGTGGAAGCTGCCCGCGCCATCGGCAGCTCACCGCTACGGGTGCTCGCGGTTCACTTGGTGCCCAACTCGCTGCCGCCGCTGGTGGTGCAAGCCACGTTGACGTTTGGCTACGTGATCCTGGAAACGGCCGGGCTGAGCTTCATAGGCGTCGGCGTCAAACCGCCGGCGCCCGAGTGGGGAATCATGGTGAGTGAGGGTTCGCCTTACGTCCGCACGGGCGAGTGGTGGATCTCGCTGTTTCCCGGGCTGATGATCTTCGTGACCGTGCTCGGGTTCAACCTGGTCGGCAACGGCTTGCTGGACGTGCTCAACCCCCGGCGGCGCCGACAATGAGCGCCAACGGCCCGCTGCTCCGAGTCTCCGAGCTGCAGGTGCACTTCCGCACCCGCGACGGCTCCCTCGAGGCCGTGGACCGAATCAACTTTGAGATCGGGGCCAACGAGGTCTTTGGTCTCGTCGGCGAGAGCGGTTCCGGCAAGTCGGTCACCGCGCTCTCGATCCTGGGGCTGGTGCCATCTCCCGGGCGCATCGTCGGCGGCGACATCGTGTTTGGCGGGCGCAACCTGCGCGAGCTCCCGGAGCGCGTGGTACGCACCATCCGCGGAGGCGAGATCGGGATGATCTTCCAGAATCCCCGGGCCTCCCTGGATCCGGTGCGCACGGTGGCGGTGCAGTTGTCCCGCGCGCTGCGCGCCCATCATGATCTTGGCCGCGGCGAAGTCCGTCGCCGGTCGGTTCAGATGTTGCGGGACCTTGGCATGCCCGACCCCGAGTCGGCGCTCACGCGATACCCGCATCAGCTCTCGGGGGGAATGTGCCAGCGTGTGATGGTCGCCATGATGCTGTCGTCGCGTCCGCGACTGTTGATTGCCGATGAGCCGACCACGGCGCTGGACGAAACCGTGGGCGCACAGCTCTTGGAGCACCTCCGGCGATTCAAGGAGGAGCACGCCGCCTCGATCCTGTTGATCACCCACGACATGGGCGTGATTGCCGAGATGTGTGATCGCGTTGGCGTCATGCACGCCGGGCACATCGTCGAGGTGGGGCCGGTCGGCGCCGTCTTTCGCGATCCCCGCCACCCGTACACGCGGGCGCTCTTGGATTCGACCTTGCGTATCGACCGCGACAGCCCGCTGTCGGACATCGAACGCATTCCCGGCGTCGTGCCCAACCTGCTGCATCCGCCGCCGGGCTGCCGTTTCGCCGACCGCTGCGCGCACGTGCTGCCGGCCTGCCGGCCGGCGAAACCCCCGAGGCTTGAAGTAGCGCCCGGGCACCACGTCCTCTGCCAGGAGACGGTTATCCGTGAATTCGCCGCTGCTTAGCGTCACCAAGCTATTCAAGTATTTCGCGTCGCACGGTCAGCGCGAGCTCCGGGGGACGCCCGAGCAGTTGCGACAGGACGGGCCAGTGCGCGCGGTGGACGGAGTGACGTTCGAGGTGCACTCGCACGAGACCTTTGGATTGGTGGGGGAAAGCGGGTGCGGCAAGTCCACCCTGGGGAGATGCATCCTGCGGCTGCTCGAGCCCACGTCTGGATCGGTGGCGTTCGGCGAGGTGGACGTGACGCGGGCCGCCGGCCAGCAGTTGCGCGACCTGCGTCAGCGGATGCAGATCGTCTTCCAGGACGCGGGCCAATCGCTGAGCCCGATGCGCACCGTGCGCGCCACGCTGGCCGAGCCGCTGCGCATTCACGGCCTGGCACGCGGCGAGAACGCGGCGCGGCGCGTGCTCGAGCTCCTGGGCCAAGTGGGGCTCGAACCGATGCACCGCAGCCGCTATCCCCATCAACTGAGCGGGGGGCAGCAGCAGCGGGTGGCGATCGCGCGGGCGCTGGCGACCGAGCCCGACTTCATCGTCCTGGATGAACCGACCTCGGCGCTGGACTCATCCCTGAAGCTCACCGTGGTCGATCTGCTCCAACAGGTCCAAGATGCGACCGGGGTTTCCTACCTGCTGATCTCGCACGACCTCACCATCGTGCGGCACACGTGCGACCGCGTGGCGGTGATGTATCTCGGGGCAATCGTGGAAATCGCCGCCACCGCGCAAGTCTTCGACGACGCCTTGCATCCGTACACGCAGGCACTGATCGCGTCGATCCCGATCCCGGATCCTTTCACCAAACGCGAGCGCATTCTGCTGCCGGGAGAACCGCCCAGCCCCGCCAACATTCCCACCGGATGCCGGTTTCAGACGCGCTGCTCCTTCGTGATGGAGCGCTGTCGGCACGAGGAGCCGTCGCTGCTGGACGCCAAGCCCGGCCATCGGGTCGCCTGCTTCCTCTATTCCGAGGCCGAGCGCGAGGCGGCGCCAGCATGAGCCGGAGCCTGGCAGTCGACATTGGAGGCACATTCACCGACCTGGTGCTGTTGGACCACGAGACGCGGGAGCTGCGAGTCGCCAAGTCGTCCTCGAGCCCCGACGCGCTGGCGGAAGGCGTGCTGGCGTGCCTGGCGAGCGCCGGCGCGGAGCTTGCCGAGGTCGAGTTTTTCGTTCACGGCACCACAGTTGGTCTCAATGCCGTTCTCGAGGGAAAGGGCGTCCCGACTGGGCTGGTGACCACCCGGGGCTTTCGCGATATCTACGCGATCGGGCGCATGGACAAGCCCGACATGTACAGCTACGTCTACGAGAAGCCTCGACCGCTGGTGCCGCGGGACCGAGTGTTCGAGGTCGACGCGCGAATCGACGCGTTCGGCCAGGTGCTCGTGCCGCTGGACGCCGCCGAGGTCGAGGCACTGGCGGAGGCGCTCGAGGATCGCGGAGTGCGCTCAGTGGCGGTGTGCACCCTGCACGCCTATGCCAATCCGGCGCATGAGCTGGAGATCAGGCGAATCCTCGCACGGCGCCTCCACGGGGTGAGCATTTCGCTTTCTCACGAAGTGAGCGGGGAATGGCGCGAATACGAGCGCACCAGCACGGTGGTGATGAACGCCTACTTGCAGCCGTTGATCACGGCGTACTTGGAGGACCTGGAGCGACAGCTGGCCGGGCGCGGGTATCACCGCTCGCTGTATGTGATGCAGTGCAACGGCGGCATCATGAACGCGGCCTTGGCCAAGGCCCGGTCGATCCAGACGCTGCTGTCGGGCCCGGCGGGCGGCGCAATCGGCGCCTCGCAGGTGGCGCGTCGGCTCGGCGACGCCAAGATCATCAGCCTGGACATGGGCGGCACCAGCTGCGACGTGAGTCTGGTCATCGACGGCGACGTGGGCTTGACCACCGACACCGAGATCAACCGGCTGCCCGTGCTGGTGCCCATGCTGCAAGTGAACGCCATCGGCGCGGGCGGAGGCTCGCTGGCGCGGGTGGAGATCGACGGCTCCCTGCGAGTGGGCCCGCAGAGCGCCGGCGCGCAGCCGGGTCCGGCGTGCTATGGACGCGGCGGACGCGAGCCGACCGTCACCGATGCCAACCTGGTGTTGGGGCGCATCGGCGCGGATACGTTCGCCCATCTCGGCCTTCAGATCCAGCCCGATCTGGCCGCCGAGGCGGTGACCCGCGGGGTGGCTCAGCCCCTCGGCATGAACGTCGAGCAAGCGGCTGAAGGGATCGTGCGGCTGGTGACGAACCACATGGCCAACGCCGTGCGCGAGATCACCATTGGCCGCGGGCTGTCGCCCAAGGACTTCAGCCTGCTCGCGTTCGGCGGGGCGGGACCAATGCACGCCGTGGGCATCGCGCGGGAAATGGGCATTTCGAAAGTGATTGTTCCGCCGGCGCCGGGAACGTTTTCCGCATGGGGCATGTTGTTCGCGGATTTTCGGCAAGACTTGGTTCGCACCGTCGTACTCGCCGTCGAGCCGGGCTCGCTGGGCGAGATCGAGTCGCTATTCGCCGAGTTGGAGGCCGGCGGCCGCACCCTGCTCATGCGGCAAGACGTGCTCGAGGACTCGCACGAGTTCGTGCGTCAGGTGGACCTGCGCTACCGGGGACAGGAGCACACGTTGACACTGCCGGCACCGCCGGAGTTTGGCCCGAGCTCGGTCAAGGAATCGTTCGATGAGGCGCATCGCCGCGTCTACGGCTACGACCTGGCCGAGCCGATTGAGATCGTCAATCTGCGCCTGGCCGCGCGCGGCGCCACTGACCGGCCGGAGCTCAAGCCGATTGAGGCCGCCGAGCCGGGTTCGCGACTAACGCCCTTTCGCCGGTCGCCGGTCTACTTCGAGGACGCCTATTGCGACACGCCGCATTTCAATCGCGGCGATCTGCGCGCCGGTCACGCACTCAGCGGTCCGGCAATCGTCAGCGAGGCCAGCAGCACGACCGTAATACCGCCGCGCGCACGGCTGACCGTCGACGCCTACGGCTTCTTGATCGTCGACACGGAGGGGGGCGCGCATGGCAGCTGACGCAGTGACGATCGAGTTGATCCGCAACGCGCTGATTTCGGTGACGGGCGAGATGCGGACCAAGATCATGCGATCAGCGTTCAGCCCGATCATCTACGAGTCGCTGGATTTCTCGGTCGCGTTCTTCAACGAGCGGGTGGAGACGCTGGCCCAGGCCGACGGACTGCCGTACTTCCTGTGCGACCTGCCCAACGCGGTGCGGGCGGTGATCGAGGACGTGGGCGGGGTCGAGCACATGCACGCCGGCGATGTCTTCCTCGTCAACGATCCCTATCGCTGCTCGCAGCACCCGCAAGACGTCAGCATCGTCAAGCCCGCCTACTACCGGGAGGTGCTCTTCGGCTTCACCGCGGTGCGGGTGCATCTGATCGATCTGGGCGGCAAGGCCGGCTTCGCGAGCACCGACGCCACCGAGATCTTCCAAGAGGGCCTGGTGATTCCGACGGTACACCTGCACGTCGAAGGGCGGCTCAATGAGGAGATCGTGCGGCTGATGTCGGCCAACAGCCGCATGTCGCGGTCCACCATGCTCGGCGACCTGCAGGCGCAGGTGGGCGCCTGCATCGTGGGTGAAGAGCGTCTCGTCGAGGTGATCGACCGCTACGGCTACGACCTGTACCGCGAGTGCTGCGACGCGCTGCTGGTGCAGGGCGAGGCCTACGCCCGCGCCAAGGTCCAAGAGATCCCCGACGGCAGGTACTCGGCGGAGCTGTTCTTGGATGACGACGGAGTCAACCGCGACGTGCCGGTCCGAATCGAGGTGACGCTGATCGTCGACGAGTCGGACATGGTGGTGGACCTGACCGGTTCGAGCGGCCCGTGCGCCGGGCCCTACAACATGAACCCGAACTACACCAACGCCATTTGTCGGATTGCGTTCAAGAGCCTGACGAGCCCGCATGAGCCGTCGAACGAAGGGCACTTTCGGCCCGTTCAAGCGCAGGTGCCTGCCGAATCGGTCTTCAACGCCCGGCGGCCGTCGCCCGTGTTCTGGGGTTTCAAAACGGCGGGCACCCTGGTCGATTGCATTCGCCGCGCCGCGACGCAGGCGGTGGTTGAGCAGCCGATGGCGGGCAACTACGGCTGGAGCTGCGGCGCCCACGTGTTCGGTGAAGATCCCTCCGACGGCAGCTTCTTCGCCATGGTGGACGAAGCCGGCGGCGGCTGGGGCGCGCGGCCAGGCGCCGACGGTGAGGACGCCATGGTGATGGGGGGCATTCGCAACAACCCGGTTGAGGTCTCCGAGCGAAAGTTCCCTGTGAGGGTGGAGGCCTACGAGCTCCGGGCAGGGTCGGGCGGGGCCGGAGCGTTTCGCGGCGGCCTTGGCGTGCGGCGAGCGACCCGCCTGCTGGCCGACGTGCGCCTGGTGGCGAACTTCGAACGCTCGCAGTGTCTGCCCTGGGGGTTGCACGGCGGACAGCCGGGGCGGGGCAGCTTCATCGAGCTTCACTCCCCGGACGACCACGTGGAGCGGGTGCAGAAGTGCACCAACCATGCACTGCCAGCCGGATCGCGCATGGTCTATTTCACCGGTGGAGGCGGCGGCTACGGGGACCCGCGCGAGCGTGCGATCGAGCGGGTGGTGGACGACCTGCGTCGCGGCCACATCACGCCGGCTGAGGCGGAGTCCGACTATGCGGTGTGCGTCGACCAGGACACCGGGCAGGTCGATGAGGCGAAGTCGCGCTTGCTGAGAGCCGGACAGGGACGATCTGACGAATCAGGGGAGTTAGCCGCGGAGGGTGCCATCGAGGCGCGCCACCCGCTCGCTGGAGAAACGAGGGAAGGATGATCATCGACACCCAAGTGCACATCTTGGAGAAGGCCCACGCCAACGATCGCGGCGTGCGGATGCACTACACCTGGCACCCGATGTCGGCCGAGCTGCTGCTCGACGAGATGGACTACGCCGGCGTGGATAAGTGCTTCTTCATCAGCTACACGGCGGAGGACATCTGGCCGGACCTGGGCGACGCCTGGAACGATCCGACGGCCAACCGCATCACCAAGGAATATTTCCTCGACGCGCTGCCCGGAAACACCGACCGCCTGATCTGGTTCACCGATCACATCAACCCGGATCGACCGGGGTATCTCGACCGGATCCGGGAGGACCTCGACGCAGGGGCTGTGGGGCTCAAGATGTTCCCGGCCTATAGGGGACACTTGCCGTCCGATCCCGGCCTGTGCAAGGTCTACGAGCTGTGCGCCGAGCGCGACGTGCCGATCATCATGGCATGGGAACGCTGGAACGATCCGCGCCTGCGGGCCTGTGTGTCGGACTACCAGGAGTTTCTGGACCTGTTCGAGCCGGTCGCGCGTGACTTCCCGACGGTGAAGTTCCTACTCACCCATTGGGGCTGCTTCACCTGGGGCGACCTGTGGCTGCAAAACTGCCGCCCGCCGTTTCCGCTGCTTGACCCGTTCGTGCGGTTGCTGAACCGGCACGAGCACCTCTACACCGACATCGCCGCCGTCACGATCTTTTTCGGCGATGAGATGGCGTGGACCAACGGCCGCATGGAAGGCGCGGAGTGGGAGTACCCCTACGCCAACGGTCTTGCCCTGCTCGAAGGGCTGGTGAAGGGCGCGGGCGCGGAGCGTGTCATGTGGGGCACGGACTGGCCGTGGACCGACGGCCGCTGCACCTACAAGCAAAACCTCACTATGGTCTCCACGCATGCGGACTTTCTATCCGACGAGGAGAAGCGGCTCGTCCTGGGCGTCAACGCGGCGAAGTTCGCCGGGCTGTCTATCGACTGAGGGCTGATTGCGGCCGCGGTAACAGCGGCCACGGTCACGGCGCTAAAGCCATGCGTTTCTGCCCACGGGCCAAAGCCGCCGACGTCGACGCTACGGACCGCTGGTGCTCGGAGGAGGGAAACGCGAGGTCTACTCGTCCCCGAACTTGATGGCGGCATGCGTGCGGATGCCCCACAGCCTCCGCATGGTCACGGCCAGCACCAACGCAAGCGCGATGCCGAGCACCACGAATAGCTTGCCCAAGTCATCCCAGGCCGTGACAGCCACGAAAGGCGGCATTCTGTCCAGTCGTTCTCCGTGGAGCTGCATGAATGGCGTAAACAGCGCGCCCGTGAGGATCCCCAGCGCGGTGCCGGCCGCCGTTCCCAGCACGACCAGGAAGCCGTGCTCGAAAACGATGAGCGCCACCATCTGGCGCCGTGCAATCCCCATGGCGCGCAGGATTCCGAATTCCGGGAGTTGACGCCGGAACGATATGAGGGCGTAGGTCGCGAGGCTGGCCACCGTCAGCAGCACGGAAATCACAAACCCTGCCGAGAGAATCCCGAACGTTCCGATCCGCGTGGCGTCGTTGCGGGCGCTCGCGAGCAATTCCCGCGCATCGAACGCCTTAATCACGCGGTAGCCCAGCTCTCGAAGACCGCTGACAAGCTCGCCGGCTCCCACGCCAGGATGAAGTCGCGCGAGCACGTTCCACGGAGATTCCCCCAAGTACCGTTCGAGGCGCCCGAGGTCCGCCACCACGAAGAAGCCGTCGTTGGGAAAGTGGGTGGGGAACGTGTCGATGACGCCCGCCGCAAAAAACCCCAGCTCAACCTCGCCGACTGCGACGTTCACGGAGTCGCCCACTTGCAGATCGGGGAGCTCCGCCAGGAGTCGGCGATCGACCAGCAAGGCCCGATCGTCGATGATCATCGCGTTCATCAGCGCCTCGAGTGACGCGGGTGCGAAATCCCGGCGCCACGCCACCGTCTGGGCGAACGGACCCGGGTCCACGCCGTAGACCGTCACCGTGCGGGAGTAGGCCAAGGGTCCGCCCAACAGTCTGACCACAGCGTCATCGCGCCAGAGGCGAGCCGCCCGGTCCACCGCGGCAGCGCCCCCGGCGTTGGCGTCCAGATGCCCCTCGATCGGGGGCATGTGCCAGATCCCCTGGCCGTCATCGAACTCGCCGTACTCCTCGAAGAAGGCATCCGCGCCGATCTGGTAGTACGCGCCGTCTTCCAGATTCCGGTTGATGGTGGCCGCCATCGACGCGCCGAACGTGCCGGTGGCAAAGGTCAACATGAGCAGGATCATCAGTCCCGTGAATGGACCCGCGCGCCGTCCCATCTGCCGCAAGCCCAGAAACAACACGACGCCACCCATGCGCGACGCCGCCCATGTCAGGCAACGGACGATCCACGGGACCAGCCGCAGGAAGACCAAGGCGCTCGCCAGGATGAAGACGATGGGGATGAGCACAAGCAGGGTTCGCGAGAAGGGTTCGGCCTCGGGACCTAAGTCCGGCAGGGCATCCCAACTGCGCAACGTGGCGTAGCCATAGAGAGCCAGCCCCAGCAGCCCGAGGTCAAGAAAGAATCGCTGATAGAACGGCCCGCGCCGGGCCCGCGCGACCTGCTGCCGATGGGTCACGATCGATCGACGCGCGGCGCCGACTACCGGCGCCAGGATGGCGAGAATCCCCAACCCCGCGGTGGCCGCGGCCAGCCCAAAGTGGCCTGCCGTCAGCTCCAGTCGCAGGTCGGCCCGATTCGTAAACTCGAGGAAGCCGAGCGTCTTTCCAATCGCCTGGGCGATTCCCATGCCCAGAAACGGCCCCACGGCGATCGCCAGTCCGGCCAGCGGAAGAGTCTCAAGGAGATAGACGGCGACGACTTGCCGCGTGCTGGCGCCGCGGCTCTTGAGCACGGCGATCTCGGCACGTTGCCCGTCCACGACCATCCCGGTCGAGAGCGCCATGAAATAGAGGACGAGGCCCACGACGGGAGCGCTGAGGACGAACAACGTGAGCTCGACCGTCATTCGCTGCTGGTCCGCGGCGACCAGAATGCGGTCCAGGCGCGTTTCCACCCTCGCGTTGGGTGCCACGGTCCCCGCCAGCGGGTCGAGTTGGCGCAACCCGCCGATGATGCGCTGGTAGTTGGCGGCACGAATGGCGTCCGGGTCGAAGTTCGAGTACCAGACCGCCTCGCCGTAGAGGCTGGGTCGAAGGACGAGGAGACCGCTCACGAACGCATCGCGGTCAACGATCACCGCGCCTTGGTCGAAATCGCCGGGCTCTTTGAACCAAAAGATCGAGTCGGAGTCCGTGGGGACGAAGCGGCCCACGATCTCCACACGGACGACAAATGACCCGGTGGCGCGGGCGTCGCTGTGGGTCAGCTCGATGTGGTCGCCAAGCAGCAGACCGTGGTCATCCATCGCGCGCGACGACATCATCCCTTCGAGGAGCACGAACCGCGCGCCGGATGCGCCCTGGGCCGTCCTGACCGGATCGGCCGGCAGCCGCCCTTCCAGCAGCTCGACGTTGTCGGCCATCCCCGTCATGGTGGCGAGGTATCCGAAAATGAATGAGGACGGCCGCAGCGGCTCACCGGTCGACGCAAACGCTTCGACGGGCATCCGGTCCGACTCGAGATAGCTCACCCGTTGGCGTTCGGGCAGTCCGACGCGATCGGCGAGCTGCGTACTCAACACCTCGGAGGCGCGCTGATACCCCTCTCGCCCCATCGCCGGCTGGCGGGTCCGGCCTTCGGAGTGGCGCACGACGACGCTGGACGCCAGCGGGAGGCGCGCGTGCTCGATCTCGCGTCTGAGCAAGGCATCGCTGAAACCCGCGGCAAACAGCGGCACCGCGGTCACCAGGGCCACGCTGACCCACATGCCGACGGCCACGATCAGGATCGCGGGCCCACTGCTGCGCAGGCGCCGAAGCACCAGTGCCGCGAGCGCCCGCGTGAACGTCACGGTCAGTAGGACTCGAAGATGACGGCGCCTTCCTCGACCCCGTCAATGATCTCGATCTCGGAGTCACTGCGAATGCCGGTGCGCACCGGCAGGCTGCGGCGCCGCCCATCGATGAGCGCCTCGACGAAGTGGCGCAAGTTCACGGTACGGACGGCCGTGATGGGGACCTTCAGGACGTGATCCTTGACCTGCAGGGTGATCGTCATGAACGCGCGCATCCCGATCTCGACATCCGCGTCGGCCCAATCCGCGGTGATCTTCGCTTCGTCGATGCGCACGGTGCCGCCGCCCGGCGTCCCGACCTCGTGCGGCAACACGGCAACCCGTCCCTGGAAGACCGTCCCCTCCAGTCCACCCACGACCACGTCCACCGCCTGGCCCACCGCAA
Above is a window of Chloroflexota bacterium DNA encoding:
- a CDS encoding ABC transporter permease — translated: MSGRRVAAVWYQLSQNTLTVVGLTLIAIVVVFAIFAPLIAPANPVSGDLLNTTQPPSSEHLMGTDQFGRDIFSRVVHGARVDLAVAGIVVSVAFVMSVVLGALAGFAGRVADELVMRAMDVVFSFPPLILAIGIAVTIQQGGMLSLVVALTVIAIPPMVRITRAEILHRKESLYVEAARAIGSSPLRVLAVHLVPNSLPPLVVQATLTFGYVILETAGLSFIGVGVKPPAPEWGIMVSEGSPYVRTGEWWISLFPGLMIFVTVLGFNLVGNGLLDVLNPRRRRQ
- a CDS encoding ABC transporter ATP-binding protein, which codes for MSANGPLLRVSELQVHFRTRDGSLEAVDRINFEIGANEVFGLVGESGSGKSVTALSILGLVPSPGRIVGGDIVFGGRNLRELPERVVRTIRGGEIGMIFQNPRASLDPVRTVAVQLSRALRAHHDLGRGEVRRRSVQMLRDLGMPDPESALTRYPHQLSGGMCQRVMVAMMLSSRPRLLIADEPTTALDETVGAQLLEHLRRFKEEHAASILLITHDMGVIAEMCDRVGVMHAGHIVEVGPVGAVFRDPRHPYTRALLDSTLRIDRDSPLSDIERIPGVVPNLLHPPPGCRFADRCAHVLPACRPAKPPRLEVAPGHHVLCQETVIREFAAA
- a CDS encoding ABC transporter ATP-binding protein; amino-acid sequence: MNSPLLSVTKLFKYFASHGQRELRGTPEQLRQDGPVRAVDGVTFEVHSHETFGLVGESGCGKSTLGRCILRLLEPTSGSVAFGEVDVTRAAGQQLRDLRQRMQIVFQDAGQSLSPMRTVRATLAEPLRIHGLARGENAARRVLELLGQVGLEPMHRSRYPHQLSGGQQQRVAIARALATEPDFIVLDEPTSALDSSLKLTVVDLLQQVQDATGVSYLLISHDLTIVRHTCDRVAVMYLGAIVEIAATAQVFDDALHPYTQALIASIPIPDPFTKRERILLPGEPPSPANIPTGCRFQTRCSFVMERCRHEEPSLLDAKPGHRVACFLYSEAEREAAPA
- a CDS encoding hydantoinase/oxoprolinase family protein, whose translation is MSRSLAVDIGGTFTDLVLLDHETRELRVAKSSSSPDALAEGVLACLASAGAELAEVEFFVHGTTVGLNAVLEGKGVPTGLVTTRGFRDIYAIGRMDKPDMYSYVYEKPRPLVPRDRVFEVDARIDAFGQVLVPLDAAEVEALAEALEDRGVRSVAVCTLHAYANPAHELEIRRILARRLHGVSISLSHEVSGEWREYERTSTVVMNAYLQPLITAYLEDLERQLAGRGYHRSLYVMQCNGGIMNAALAKARSIQTLLSGPAGGAIGASQVARRLGDAKIISLDMGGTSCDVSLVIDGDVGLTTDTEINRLPVLVPMLQVNAIGAGGGSLARVEIDGSLRVGPQSAGAQPGPACYGRGGREPTVTDANLVLGRIGADTFAHLGLQIQPDLAAEAVTRGVAQPLGMNVEQAAEGIVRLVTNHMANAVREITIGRGLSPKDFSLLAFGGAGPMHAVGIAREMGISKVIVPPAPGTFSAWGMLFADFRQDLVRTVVLAVEPGSLGEIESLFAELEAGGRTLLMRQDVLEDSHEFVRQVDLRYRGQEHTLTLPAPPEFGPSSVKESFDEAHRRVYGYDLAEPIEIVNLRLAARGATDRPELKPIEAAEPGSRLTPFRRSPVYFEDAYCDTPHFNRGDLRAGHALSGPAIVSEASSTTVIPPRARLTVDAYGFLIVDTEGGAHGS
- a CDS encoding hydantoinase B/oxoprolinase family protein codes for the protein MAADAVTIELIRNALISVTGEMRTKIMRSAFSPIIYESLDFSVAFFNERVETLAQADGLPYFLCDLPNAVRAVIEDVGGVEHMHAGDVFLVNDPYRCSQHPQDVSIVKPAYYREVLFGFTAVRVHLIDLGGKAGFASTDATEIFQEGLVIPTVHLHVEGRLNEEIVRLMSANSRMSRSTMLGDLQAQVGACIVGEERLVEVIDRYGYDLYRECCDALLVQGEAYARAKVQEIPDGRYSAELFLDDDGVNRDVPVRIEVTLIVDESDMVVDLTGSSGPCAGPYNMNPNYTNAICRIAFKSLTSPHEPSNEGHFRPVQAQVPAESVFNARRPSPVFWGFKTAGTLVDCIRRAATQAVVEQPMAGNYGWSCGAHVFGEDPSDGSFFAMVDEAGGGWGARPGADGEDAMVMGGIRNNPVEVSERKFPVRVEAYELRAGSGGAGAFRGGLGVRRATRLLADVRLVANFERSQCLPWGLHGGQPGRGSFIELHSPDDHVERVQKCTNHALPAGSRMVYFTGGGGGYGDPRERAIERVVDDLRRGHITPAEAESDYAVCVDQDTGQVDEAKSRLLRAGQGRSDESGELAAEGAIEARHPLAGETREG
- a CDS encoding amidohydrolase family protein translates to MIIDTQVHILEKAHANDRGVRMHYTWHPMSAELLLDEMDYAGVDKCFFISYTAEDIWPDLGDAWNDPTANRITKEYFLDALPGNTDRLIWFTDHINPDRPGYLDRIREDLDAGAVGLKMFPAYRGHLPSDPGLCKVYELCAERDVPIIMAWERWNDPRLRACVSDYQEFLDLFEPVARDFPTVKFLLTHWGCFTWGDLWLQNCRPPFPLLDPFVRLLNRHEHLYTDIAAVTIFFGDEMAWTNGRMEGAEWEYPYANGLALLEGLVKGAGAERVMWGTDWPWTDGRCTYKQNLTMVSTHADFLSDEEKRLVLGVNAAKFAGLSID
- a CDS encoding FtsX-like permease family protein, with translation MTFTRALAALVLRRLRSSGPAILIVAVGMWVSVALVTAVPLFAAGFSDALLRREIEHARLPLASSVVVRHSEGRTRQPAMGREGYQRASEVLSTQLADRVGLPERQRVSYLESDRMPVEAFASTGEPLRPSSFIFGYLATMTGMADNVELLEGRLPADPVRTAQGASGARFVLLEGMMSSRAMDDHGLLLGDHIELTHSDARATGSFVVRVEIVGRFVPTDSDSIFWFKEPGDFDQGAVIVDRDAFVSGLLVLRPSLYGEAVWYSNFDPDAIRAANYQRIIGGLRQLDPLAGTVAPNARVETRLDRILVAADQQRMTVELTLFVLSAPVVGLVLYFMALSTGMVVDGQRAEIAVLKSRGASTRQVVAVYLLETLPLAGLAIAVGPFLGMGIAQAIGKTLGFLEFTNRADLRLELTAGHFGLAAATAGLGILAILAPVVGAARRSIVTHRQQVARARRGPFYQRFFLDLGLLGLALYGYATLRSWDALPDLGPEAEPFSRTLLVLIPIVFILASALVFLRLVPWIVRCLTWAASRMGGVVLFLGLRQMGRRAGPFTGLMILLMLTFATGTFGASMAATINRNLEDGAYYQIGADAFFEEYGEFDDGQGIWHMPPIEGHLDANAGGAAAVDRAARLWRDDAVVRLLGGPLAYSRTVTVYGVDPGPFAQTVAWRRDFAPASLEALMNAMIIDDRALLVDRRLLAELPDLQVGDSVNVAVGEVELGFFAAGVIDTFPTHFPNDGFFVVADLGRLERYLGESPWNVLARLHPGVGAGELVSGLRELGYRVIKAFDARELLASARNDATRIGTFGILSAGFVISVLLTVASLATYALISFRRQLPEFGILRAMGIARRQMVALIVFEHGFLVVLGTAAGTALGILTGALFTPFMQLHGERLDRMPPFVAVTAWDDLGKLFVVLGIALALVLAVTMRRLWGIRTHAAIKFGDE